The following coding sequences are from one Paenibacillus tundrae window:
- a CDS encoding aldehyde dehydrogenase family protein codes for MKKQHLFIGGKPTESIQYKELQAPYSGETLAEVATASAAETEAAIAAATQAGDTMRRMPAHQRADILYKLSALLQERKDEAARVIVLEAAKPITAALAEVERTIETYRFAAEEAKRLTGETVPMDAAKGGEGRVGFTMRQPLGVIGAITPFNFPMNLVAHKVGPAIAAGNTIVLKPAEQTPLSSYYIADLLQEAGLPDGVLNVVSGDGKTIGDVLVADPRIAHITFTGSPAVGKSIRSQAGLKRVTLELGSNAAVIVDRDANLDKVIPRSVTGAFTYQGQVCISLQRIYVHREIADEFIRRFAEAAKQVAIGDPLNPDTVVSALISAKDVQRTQEWIAEAKQAGAEVVAGGEVQGGILRPTVLVNVPRDAKVSCQEVFAPIVVINTIDSIEEGIEHVNDSIYGLQAGIFTNDIQTALYAAEHIEAGGVMINDIPTFRVDHMPYGGVKQSGMGREGVKYAMEEMTELKFVMFNKN; via the coding sequence ATGAAAAAACAACATCTGTTTATCGGGGGGAAACCTACCGAGTCTATACAATATAAAGAGCTGCAGGCACCTTATTCCGGTGAGACACTTGCGGAGGTTGCTACGGCTTCAGCAGCGGAGACGGAAGCAGCTATTGCTGCGGCAACCCAGGCTGGAGATACAATGCGCCGAATGCCCGCACATCAGCGTGCGGATATCCTATATAAGCTTTCAGCGCTGCTCCAGGAACGCAAGGATGAGGCTGCGCGAGTTATTGTTCTGGAGGCGGCGAAGCCAATTACAGCCGCATTAGCCGAGGTAGAACGAACCATTGAGACATACCGTTTTGCAGCAGAAGAGGCGAAGCGACTGACTGGCGAGACCGTACCCATGGATGCAGCCAAGGGCGGAGAAGGACGTGTCGGATTCACGATGCGCCAGCCGCTCGGTGTCATTGGAGCAATTACGCCTTTTAACTTCCCGATGAACCTGGTTGCGCACAAGGTTGGACCGGCGATCGCAGCGGGTAATACCATTGTGCTGAAACCAGCAGAACAGACCCCATTGTCCTCATACTATATCGCTGATCTACTTCAGGAGGCAGGCTTACCAGATGGTGTTCTGAACGTGGTTAGTGGAGATGGCAAGACGATTGGTGATGTGCTCGTGGCTGATCCACGTATTGCCCATATTACTTTTACAGGGAGTCCTGCTGTAGGGAAGAGCATTCGCAGCCAGGCTGGGTTGAAACGAGTGACGCTTGAGCTTGGATCGAATGCCGCGGTTATTGTGGATCGGGATGCGAATCTTGATAAAGTAATCCCTAGAAGTGTAACAGGCGCATTTACTTATCAGGGACAGGTGTGTATCTCTCTCCAACGGATCTATGTACACCGTGAGATCGCAGATGAATTTATTCGTCGTTTTGCTGAGGCAGCTAAGCAAGTCGCCATAGGTGATCCCTTGAATCCGGATACAGTTGTGTCTGCGCTAATATCAGCGAAGGATGTACAACGTACACAAGAATGGATAGCCGAAGCGAAGCAGGCAGGAGCTGAAGTGGTGGCTGGGGGCGAAGTACAAGGTGGGATTCTGCGTCCTACTGTGCTAGTCAATGTACCCCGCGACGCCAAAGTATCTTGTCAGGAGGTATTTGCTCCGATTGTGGTCATTAATACGATTGATTCGATTGAAGAAGGTATTGAGCATGTGAATGATTCCATCTATGGACTGCAAGCAGGTATATTCACGAATGACATTCAGACCGCTTTGTATGCGGCGGAACACATTGAAGCTGGCGGTGTCATGATTAATGATATTCCTACATTCCGGGTTGATCATATGCCATACGGTGGTGTGAAGCAGAGCGGTATGGGACGTGAAGGTGTGAAATACGCGATGGAAGAGATGACGGAATTGAAATTTGTCATGTTTAACAAAAATTAA
- a CDS encoding MerR family transcriptional regulator encodes MSLYKIDDVAKESGLTKRTIRYYEEIGVMPSPQRTDGGTRLYTWEDITYLKKVVRAKEVLGFSLQELHAYVATSDALNEQRFDYQQTIEVQERIEKLSKMETTLNEQLELIEQKLHSIHAVQSELEELRERVQTGIQRLQEQNQDQGASDRVQDG; translated from the coding sequence ATGAGTTTGTATAAAATTGATGATGTGGCTAAGGAAAGTGGACTAACCAAGCGTACAATCCGGTATTACGAAGAGATTGGGGTCATGCCTTCACCTCAACGGACGGATGGTGGCACGCGATTATACACCTGGGAGGATATTACGTATCTGAAAAAGGTTGTTCGCGCCAAGGAGGTACTGGGTTTCTCGCTACAGGAGCTACATGCTTATGTCGCAACATCAGATGCGCTGAATGAACAGCGTTTTGACTATCAGCAGACGATTGAAGTTCAGGAGCGCATTGAGAAGCTGAGCAAGATGGAGACAACATTGAATGAACAACTGGAGTTGATTGAACAGAAACTTCATAGCATTCATGCCGTGCAGAGTGAACTGGAGGAGTTACGAGAACGGGTTCAGACAGGCATTCAGCGGTTGCAGGAACAGAATCAAGACCAAGGCGCTTCAGATCGAGTCCAAGACGGATAA
- a CDS encoding AI-2E family transporter: protein MEQPEQPRIWPDRFKRFFLNNKFVLFLLILLLVGLNVMVMTKISFVFHPVAVLIKTIVLPIILSGVLYYLLNPLVDVMERWKIKRGWSILILYLAIGGILTVVVLAVIPVLRNQIMGLIANFPAYSTLVQEKFVQLTGSEMFNQVQETINFNFEDLWATISARATEILNHTWTGIGDFLGVFTETVLSIVTVPFILFYLLKDGKKLPAKILSFLPIKSRTGAMHVLEDINHQISSFIRGQIIVSFCIGVLLYIGYMIIGLDYALILAIIASFTSVVPYLGPAIAITPALIVALVTSPVMLLKMIAVWTIVQLIEGKFISPQIMGKTLKIHPITIIFVILTSGNLFGVVGILLAVPGYAVLKVCISHIFNWFKSSTGLYDPNKNNLL from the coding sequence ATGGAACAACCGGAACAACCCCGAATTTGGCCGGATCGATTCAAACGATTTTTTTTGAATAATAAGTTTGTCCTATTCCTGTTGATTCTGTTATTGGTCGGGTTGAACGTTATGGTGATGACGAAGATATCCTTTGTTTTTCATCCCGTTGCAGTGTTGATCAAAACCATTGTATTACCCATCATTTTGTCTGGAGTACTGTACTATCTGCTGAATCCGTTGGTTGATGTGATGGAGAGGTGGAAAATTAAGCGCGGCTGGTCAATATTGATTCTGTATCTCGCTATAGGCGGTATTTTGACTGTTGTCGTGCTTGCTGTTATTCCTGTATTGCGTAACCAGATTATGGGTCTGATTGCGAACTTCCCAGCATATAGCACACTGGTGCAAGAGAAATTTGTGCAGCTCACAGGAAGTGAAATGTTCAACCAGGTTCAAGAAACTATCAATTTTAATTTTGAAGATCTATGGGCTACAATCTCTGCGCGCGCTACGGAGATTCTGAATCACACGTGGACGGGAATTGGAGATTTCTTAGGGGTATTCACAGAGACTGTACTGTCGATTGTGACGGTTCCGTTCATTCTGTTCTACCTGCTTAAGGACGGCAAGAAGCTTCCGGCGAAAATTTTGTCCTTTTTACCAATCAAGAGCCGTACAGGTGCGATGCATGTGCTTGAGGATATTAACCATCAGATCAGCTCGTTCATTCGTGGACAGATCATCGTCAGCTTCTGTATCGGTGTTCTGCTCTATATTGGTTACATGATCATTGGGCTGGACTATGCATTGATTCTTGCTATTATTGCTTCATTCACCAGTGTGGTGCCGTATCTCGGTCCTGCTATTGCCATTACACCAGCGTTGATCGTAGCGCTTGTTACATCACCGGTAATGCTACTCAAAATGATTGCTGTCTGGACGATTGTGCAACTGATCGAAGGCAAGTTCATCTCGCCACAGATCATGGGTAAAACACTGAAAATTCACCCAATCACTATTATCTTTGTTATTTTGACCTCAGGTAACCTGTTCGGCGTAGTCGGCATCCTGTTGGCTGTACCGGGTTATGCGGTATTGAAGGTATGTATTTCCCACATATTCAATTGGTTCAAGAGCAGTACAGGTCTATATGACCCGAACAAAAACAATCTATTGTAG
- a CDS encoding NAD(P)H-dependent oxidoreductase produces the protein MKHLIVYAHPHEGSLNNAILNTAVEALEAQGHEVVVRDLYKLGFQPVLTEADTASMRAGQTPQDIATEQKYVADAEAITFIYPIWWTGLPAILKGYVDRVFAYGFAYVAGEAGIEKLLTGKKGLIINTHGTPSEVYDQIGMTAGLKVTSDVGIFDFVGIEAVDHLLFGSIGYLDTAAYEAMLEQVKQTVSTKF, from the coding sequence ATGAAACATCTTATCGTATATGCACATCCACACGAAGGTAGTTTGAATAACGCGATCTTAAACACGGCTGTAGAGGCACTTGAAGCACAAGGCCATGAGGTTGTTGTTCGTGACTTGTACAAACTGGGCTTCCAGCCTGTACTTACTGAAGCAGATACGGCTTCGATGCGTGCAGGACAGACTCCGCAGGACATTGCTACAGAGCAGAAGTATGTTGCTGATGCTGAAGCCATTACGTTTATTTACCCGATCTGGTGGACAGGACTTCCAGCGATCCTGAAAGGTTACGTTGACCGTGTGTTCGCTTACGGATTCGCTTATGTAGCAGGTGAAGCAGGAATTGAGAAATTACTGACTGGCAAAAAAGGACTGATCATCAATACACATGGTACGCCAAGCGAGGTGTACGATCAGATCGGCATGACAGCTGGTTTGAAAGTTACTTCTGATGTTGGGATCTTCGACTTTGTTGGCATCGAAGCTGTCGATCACCTGCTGTTCGGAAGCATTGGTTATCTGGACACCGCGGCTTACGAGGCGATGTTGGAGCAAGTGAAACAGACTGTTAGCACTAAATTTTAA
- a CDS encoding MFS transporter → MKREPSLPDELPSSRAGLLSQPRAVWAVAFACIISFMGLGLVDPILPAIADQLHASKSQVSLLFTSYNAVTGIAMLITGVVSSRIGVKWTLLSGILLIIIFSALGGTSDTVGALVGYRGGWGLGNALFIATALSAIVGLSTSGTAKAIILYEAALGLGIAVGPLLGGELGSISWRGPFYGVAVLMAIAFISITFMLPKVAKPKTRSSLSDPFKALRYPSLKTLAITAFLYNFGFFTLMAYSPYVMNLDEHGLGYVFFGWGLALAITSVFVAPRLQRRFGSVPSMSVMLTLFAIDLVVMAIGTVMGSSTTVIVAVIVAGIFLGINNTLITTAVMEAAPVERSVASAAYSFVRFLGGALAPWLAGKLSEWYMPETPFYFGAIMVLIGVVVLLVRRSHLREIDSAISHH, encoded by the coding sequence ATGAAAAGAGAACCATCGCTACCTGACGAATTACCGTCATCACGCGCAGGGCTGTTATCACAGCCGAGAGCCGTATGGGCCGTAGCCTTCGCTTGTATTATATCGTTTATGGGGCTCGGACTTGTCGATCCAATCTTACCTGCCATAGCGGATCAACTGCATGCATCCAAAAGTCAGGTTTCCCTGTTATTTACGAGTTACAACGCGGTCACAGGTATTGCTATGCTGATTACCGGTGTTGTATCCAGCCGGATTGGTGTGAAATGGACGCTACTGAGCGGTATATTACTCATTATCATTTTCTCCGCTCTTGGAGGAACCTCGGATACGGTAGGTGCTCTGGTAGGATATCGCGGCGGCTGGGGTCTTGGTAATGCATTATTTATCGCAACAGCATTATCTGCCATTGTTGGTCTATCCACATCAGGGACAGCCAAAGCGATTATTTTGTACGAGGCAGCACTGGGACTTGGGATCGCAGTAGGTCCGCTGCTCGGTGGTGAACTTGGCTCCATCTCATGGCGCGGTCCATTCTACGGTGTAGCTGTGTTAATGGCCATTGCGTTTATTAGTATTACATTTATGCTGCCTAAGGTAGCCAAACCGAAAACAAGAAGTTCCTTATCTGATCCGTTCAAGGCACTTCGTTATCCATCTCTCAAAACATTAGCGATTACCGCTTTCTTATATAATTTTGGTTTCTTTACATTAATGGCTTATTCACCATATGTCATGAATCTGGACGAGCATGGTCTAGGATACGTGTTCTTCGGTTGGGGACTGGCGCTGGCGATTACATCCGTATTCGTAGCTCCTAGACTGCAACGCCGATTCGGATCGGTTCCATCCATGAGTGTCATGTTAACCTTGTTCGCTATTGATCTGGTTGTGATGGCAATAGGTACAGTCATGGGCTCCTCTACAACCGTCATTGTGGCTGTTATTGTAGCGGGTATTTTCCTAGGCATTAACAATACGCTAATCACAACTGCTGTCATGGAAGCGGCACCTGTGGAACGTTCCGTAGCATCTGCGGCGTACAGCTTTGTTCGTTTCTTGGGCGGTGCGCTTGCACCGTGGCTTGCAGGTAAATTATCCGAGTGGTATATGCCGGAGACACCGTTTTATTTTGGCGCGATCATGGTGCTGATTGGTGTGGTTGTTCTATTGGTTCGCCGCAGCCATCTGCGTGAGATCGATTCGGCTATTTCGCATCATTGA
- a CDS encoding SdpI family protein: MAGSILGIICGVCYFILGFMMFKKPPRAINGIYGYRTPRAMSDPELWKEAQHYASNLMMQFGFIILVFGILGFWFTEVQALVLSLGSLAFYTIRLFVKVEGRLKELQSKPKKKQQDA, encoded by the coding sequence TTGGCTGGATCGATTTTAGGGATAATATGTGGGGTGTGTTATTTTATACTGGGTTTCATGATGTTCAAGAAACCACCGAGAGCAATTAACGGAATCTACGGTTATCGTACACCAAGAGCGATGAGTGATCCGGAATTGTGGAAGGAAGCGCAGCATTATGCCTCGAATCTGATGATGCAGTTTGGCTTTATCATTCTGGTATTCGGGATTCTTGGATTTTGGTTTACTGAAGTACAAGCACTGGTACTGAGTCTGGGGTCATTAGCGTTCTATACGATTCGATTGTTTGTGAAGGTTGAAGGGCGTTTGAAGGAGTTACAAAGTAAACCTAAAAAGAAGCAGCAGGATGCATAA
- a CDS encoding ArsR/SmtB family transcription factor — MEQPVKAVSECDVACSGTEADVQTIRTSLIDRETSSEMADWFKAFSDPTRLRIIDALLQKELCVHDLTVLLDMGQSAISHQLRSLRNMRIVKRRKEGKTVYYSLDDTHIEQIFLQTLQHIKHG, encoded by the coding sequence ATGGAACAACCGGTTAAAGCTGTATCCGAATGCGACGTCGCCTGCTCAGGTACCGAGGCGGATGTGCAGACCATTCGTACATCTCTAATAGATCGGGAGACTTCTTCCGAAATGGCAGATTGGTTCAAGGCATTCAGTGATCCGACGCGTCTACGTATTATTGATGCTCTGTTGCAAAAGGAATTATGTGTGCATGATCTTACGGTGTTGCTTGATATGGGACAGTCGGCCATCTCACATCAGCTGCGGTCACTACGTAATATGCGCATTGTGAAGCGGCGCAAAGAGGGCAAGACAGTGTATTATTCCCTGGATGATACACATATTGAGCAGATCTTCCTGCAAACGCTCCAGCATATTAAGCATGGCTAG
- a CDS encoding DUF6366 family protein, with product MTNQEIPQPERERERERERERLAREELKNNPTGTMKDAYDRATIGNLGELVSTLGWKGIGIIILIILMGIAVKSIFF from the coding sequence ATGACGAATCAAGAAATTCCACAGCCAGAAAGAGAAAGAGAAAGAGAAAGAGAAAGAGAAAGGCTAGCCCGTGAAGAATTAAAGAATAATCCAACGGGAACGATGAAGGATGCATATGATCGGGCTACAATTGGCAATCTAGGAGAACTAGTAAGCACCTTAGGATGGAAGGGCATCGGGATAATCATATTGATTATTTTGATGGGGATCGCAGTAAAGTCGATTTTCTTTTGA
- a CDS encoding LLM class flavin-dependent oxidoreductase codes for MTTEHQATSHKERITDVKLSILDLAPVVVGSTPADALRNSLDLAQHAERWGYHRYWVAEHHNMPGIASSATSVVIGYLASGTSTIRLGSGGIMLPNHAPLVIAEQFGTLESLYPGRIDLGLGRAPGSDRRTSLALRKDLNSGEDFPELLAELRAYFDASATSYHAPVRAVPGEGLNIPIYLLGSSDFSARLAGQLGLPFAFASHFSPDYTRIALETYRNNFQPSDLLKEPHVIVGVNAVVADTDEEAAWLGTTMQQQFLNIIRGTTGLVQPPADMEGKWTDRERAGVEQTLKAAVNGSPETVRGQLESFIAQTQADELIITSMIYDHQARLHSYELIAQLAGKA; via the coding sequence ATGACTACTGAACACCAAGCAACATCTCATAAAGAACGGATTACCGACGTTAAGCTATCTATCTTGGATTTGGCTCCAGTCGTGGTAGGATCAACTCCTGCCGATGCTCTTCGTAACAGTTTGGATCTGGCGCAGCATGCGGAACGCTGGGGATACCACCGCTACTGGGTAGCGGAGCATCATAATATGCCAGGCATCGCGTCTTCTGCGACTTCGGTCGTTATTGGGTATCTAGCGAGTGGAACATCAACGATTCGCTTGGGCTCGGGTGGCATTATGCTCCCTAATCATGCTCCACTCGTGATCGCGGAGCAGTTTGGCACACTGGAATCACTTTATCCGGGGCGGATTGACTTAGGGCTAGGACGTGCACCAGGAAGTGATCGCCGCACATCGCTCGCTCTTCGTAAAGACCTGAACAGTGGGGAGGACTTCCCTGAATTGTTAGCAGAGCTCAGAGCTTACTTTGATGCTTCGGCTACTTCATATCATGCTCCGGTTCGTGCAGTGCCAGGGGAAGGGCTGAATATTCCGATTTACTTGCTCGGTTCCAGTGATTTCAGTGCCAGACTAGCAGGACAACTGGGATTGCCGTTTGCTTTTGCCAGCCATTTCTCACCGGATTACACACGAATTGCCCTGGAAACGTACCGAAACAACTTCCAACCATCCGATCTGCTGAAAGAGCCACATGTCATTGTGGGTGTAAATGCAGTGGTTGCTGATACGGACGAAGAAGCCGCATGGTTAGGAACAACGATGCAGCAGCAGTTCCTGAACATTATCCGTGGCACGACTGGACTGGTACAGCCGCCAGCGGATATGGAAGGCAAATGGACAGATCGGGAGCGAGCAGGTGTAGAACAGACGTTAAAAGCAGCCGTTAATGGTTCTCCTGAAACGGTGCGTGGGCAACTGGAGTCATTTATCGCGCAGACCCAAGCGGATGAACTTATCATCACATCCATGATCTATGATCATCAAGCGCGTCTACATTCGTATGAATTGATCGCCCAACTGGCTGGTAAAGCGTAA
- a CDS encoding ArsR/SmtB family transcription factor: protein MEPILIFKALSNETRRQILLWLKNPEQHFSPLELSQHPDGGKNGICVGTIQMKAGLAQSVISSYLLTMLKAGLLLSERRGQWTYYRRNEEIIRQFADYVQHEL from the coding sequence ATGGAACCTATACTCATATTTAAAGCATTGTCCAACGAGACACGTAGACAGATTTTGTTGTGGCTCAAAAACCCGGAGCAACACTTTTCGCCGCTGGAATTATCCCAGCATCCGGATGGAGGGAAGAATGGCATCTGTGTCGGAACGATTCAGATGAAGGCTGGACTTGCTCAATCTGTCATATCCAGCTACTTACTGACCATGCTGAAAGCCGGATTGCTGCTCTCAGAGCGCAGGGGACAGTGGACTTATTATCGCCGCAATGAAGAAATCATTCGTCAATTTGCCGATTATGTGCAGCATGAGTTATAA
- a CDS encoding heavy metal translocating P-type ATPase has product MGTGSEQVKRELLLDGLDCANCALKIENGVKKISGITECSVNFVTKTLSLHTTSDMDEQIVEEAKRKVLRLEPHIRISEKGKTSTADRSTAGTLQHQGHAHGHDHEHNHGSHDQHTLDHAHSTAGSGHVHEHSHHSHTHNHDHDHDTHAEHQHGHEGHAHAGHSHEHGAGQTKVLLARLTAGSVLMAAAIWSPLEGWAQLALFIVAYLIAGGDIVLQAGKNILRGQVFDEYFLMSVATIGAFAIGEYPEGVAVMLFYQLGELFQGMAVNRSRKSIQSLMDIRPDYAHILIGTGDETKRVSPEEVRIGDRILVKAGERVPLDGVVKAGHSMVDTSALTGESVPRELEPGNDVLSGFVNKNGLLTIEVTKTFGESTVSKILDLVQNASSRKAKTEHFISKFARYYTPVVVILAALIALVPPLLLSGATFADWIYRALVFLVISCPCALVVSIPLGFFGGIGAASRNGILVKGSNYLEALNDVKVVVFDKTGTLTKGVFKVTAIHPEGERTEEELMRLAAIAEAQSNHPIAESIRAAWGREIPTEGVNGYDEVAGHGIKVKVDGREVLAGNAKLMQQANISYTAPQTLGTVVHIAEAGMYAGHLIIADEVKDDAADAIRALRKLGIRKTVMLTGDAKAVGEAVGHDLGVDEVYAELLPQHKVEQLEKLEAAKSPKEKMIFVGDGINDTPVLARADVGVAMGGLGSDAAIEAADVVIMTDEPSKIAGAIRIAKRTRVIVWQNIGFALGVKAIFLLLGVFGIATMWEAVFSDVGVTVLAVLNAMRVLRVQES; this is encoded by the coding sequence ATGGGAACTGGATCAGAACAGGTGAAGAGGGAACTGCTGCTAGATGGGTTAGATTGTGCGAACTGTGCGTTGAAGATTGAGAATGGTGTCAAAAAAATTAGCGGCATTACCGAATGCTCTGTTAATTTTGTAACCAAAACATTATCGCTGCACACAACATCAGATATGGATGAACAGATTGTGGAGGAAGCGAAGCGTAAAGTCCTGCGGTTAGAGCCACATATTCGTATCTCGGAAAAAGGCAAAACGTCTACCGCTGATCGCTCTACAGCAGGGACACTTCAACATCAGGGTCATGCTCATGGGCACGATCATGAACATAACCATGGAAGTCATGATCAGCATACTCTTGACCATGCGCATTCAACTGCAGGCAGTGGTCACGTTCATGAGCATAGCCACCATAGCCATACTCATAACCACGATCATGACCACGATACCCACGCTGAGCACCAGCACGGTCACGAAGGTCATGCTCATGCAGGTCATTCTCATGAACATGGAGCTGGGCAGACCAAAGTGCTACTCGCTAGGCTTACAGCAGGTTCGGTTCTTATGGCGGCTGCAATCTGGTCTCCTTTAGAAGGGTGGGCGCAGCTTGCGTTATTCATTGTTGCGTATTTGATTGCAGGAGGAGATATCGTTCTCCAAGCAGGTAAGAATATATTACGTGGTCAGGTATTCGATGAATACTTCCTGATGTCCGTTGCGACAATTGGAGCTTTTGCCATTGGTGAATATCCAGAAGGGGTCGCAGTAATGCTCTTCTATCAGCTTGGTGAGCTGTTCCAGGGTATGGCGGTTAACCGTTCACGAAAATCGATTCAGTCGCTGATGGACATTCGCCCAGATTATGCTCACATCCTGATCGGTACAGGGGATGAGACGAAGCGAGTATCTCCTGAAGAGGTTCGAATTGGAGATCGTATTCTTGTAAAAGCGGGAGAGAGAGTTCCGCTGGATGGTGTCGTGAAGGCGGGACACTCGATGGTGGATACGTCAGCTCTAACAGGTGAATCCGTACCGCGGGAATTGGAGCCTGGAAATGATGTACTCAGCGGTTTTGTGAACAAAAATGGGTTGCTGACAATCGAAGTGACCAAAACATTTGGGGAATCAACGGTTTCCAAAATCCTTGATCTCGTGCAGAATGCTAGCAGTCGTAAAGCCAAAACGGAACATTTTATAAGTAAATTCGCCCGGTATTATACACCGGTTGTCGTTATCTTGGCTGCGCTGATTGCATTGGTTCCACCTCTGCTCCTTAGTGGAGCTACCTTTGCAGATTGGATCTACCGGGCCTTGGTCTTCCTGGTGATCTCCTGTCCTTGTGCGCTTGTGGTGTCGATCCCGCTTGGATTCTTCGGCGGTATTGGAGCGGCTTCTCGTAATGGGATCCTGGTGAAAGGCAGCAACTATCTTGAAGCATTGAATGATGTAAAAGTTGTTGTTTTTGACAAAACGGGCACGCTAACCAAAGGCGTATTTAAAGTCACAGCTATTCACCCAGAGGGTGAGCGTACGGAAGAAGAGCTTATGCGGCTAGCTGCTATTGCAGAAGCCCAATCGAATCATCCCATTGCGGAATCTATTCGCGCTGCATGGGGACGAGAGATTCCAACCGAAGGTGTGAACGGATACGATGAAGTCGCCGGACATGGCATCAAGGTTAAGGTAGATGGAAGAGAAGTACTGGCAGGCAATGCCAAGCTGATGCAGCAGGCGAACATCTCCTACACTGCTCCGCAAACGTTGGGCACTGTCGTTCATATTGCCGAGGCAGGAATGTACGCAGGACACCTGATCATCGCTGATGAAGTGAAAGATGATGCTGCGGATGCGATCCGAGCATTGCGTAAGCTGGGTATTCGCAAAACGGTCATGCTCACTGGGGACGCGAAGGCAGTAGGTGAAGCAGTCGGGCATGATCTTGGTGTGGATGAGGTCTACGCGGAATTGTTACCTCAGCACAAAGTCGAGCAATTGGAGAAGCTGGAAGCAGCCAAGTCACCGAAGGAGAAAATGATCTTTGTCGGTGATGGGATCAATGATACACCGGTACTTGCCCGGGCTGATGTAGGTGTAGCTATGGGGGGACTCGGTTCAGATGCGGCGATCGAGGCTGCAGACGTTGTGATTATGACGGATGAACCGTCCAAGATTGCTGGTGCAATCCGCATTGCCAAGCGAACTCGCGTCATTGTATGGCAAAATATCGGATTTGCCCTTGGTGTCAAAGCCATCTTCCTGTTGCTCGGTGTATTCGGAATTGCGACCATGTGGGAAGCAGTATTCTCGGATGTAGGCGTTACGGTTCTTGCTGTTCTCAACGCGATGCGGGTACTGCGAGTACAGGAAAGCTAA
- a CDS encoding universal stress protein yields MIERILVAVDGSDHAHKALEAAVELAEGMQKNPQLLIVHVNPSISINEPALGVDLEARIAEEGRHIVEPVHAFLSGRFVPAETLLVAGDPVNEICRVARDQECGLIVMGAGAKGMLAEIVLGSVSHGVLKHAHCPVLTVK; encoded by the coding sequence ATGATTGAACGAATACTTGTAGCGGTGGATGGATCGGATCATGCTCATAAGGCGCTGGAGGCAGCGGTCGAACTAGCAGAGGGCATGCAAAAAAATCCGCAATTGCTCATTGTACATGTGAATCCATCAATATCTATCAATGAGCCTGCGCTGGGCGTTGATCTGGAGGCTAGAATTGCCGAAGAAGGCAGACATATCGTTGAGCCGGTTCATGCGTTCTTGTCAGGACGTTTTGTCCCAGCTGAGACACTTCTAGTAGCCGGAGATCCTGTGAATGAGATTTGCCGGGTAGCACGTGATCAAGAATGTGGGCTAATCGTCATGGGTGCGGGAGCCAAAGGTATGCTGGCTGAGATCGTACTTGGCAGTGTGAGTCACGGAGTCTTGAAACATGCTCATTGTCCTGTACTAACAGTTAAATAG